CCGCCCGCGGGCTTGGCCGGCCGTGACGTCTGCCACCGCCACCGCCACCGCCGTTAACTCCTTCCCCGGTGCCGCCCGCACCGGGCTCGTTGTTCCCCTGGCTGACCCGCGGTGCTGGAGTGACCGTGCAGTGATGGTGTAACCCCCCACCCCCCGCTCCCCGGTGAACCGCGGCTGGCCGGAGGGAGCGGCTGATCCCTGGGTGAACCGCGGTGCCACCGGGGCACGGCGGTGACAAACAGCGGAGCGGTGACACGGGAGGGGTGGGGAATGGCGGATCTGTGCCCGGAAGGGTGCACGGCTGACCGCTGTCTCCAGGGGTTCCCGTGAGGTCCCGTGGTAGTGCCTGGCCCggtgtgtgtgtttatttatttatttatttacttattgtACCCGGTCCGGCTCGGTGCCAGTGCCCGGTACCAGTGCCCGAGTCCGTGCCCATGCCAGGGACAGGTCTGGTGCCGGTACCGGGAGTCCAGTGCCAGGTGGCCGGTTCCAGTGCCCTGTGCCCGGTCCCATTTCCCAATCCCGATTCTCAGTAGCAAGTCCCATGGCCGGTTCCCATTCCTATTCCCGGTGCCTTGTTCCCGTGCCCATTTCCCGATTCCCAGTAGCCAGTTCCCGGTGCCCTGAGCCATTCCCCTGCACCGTTCCCGGTGCCCTGTGCCCAGTTCTCGTGCCCAGTTCCCAGTGCCCGTTCCCGGTGCCCTGTGCCGTTCCTGAGCCCGGTTCCCGGTGCCCTGTGCCGTTCCTGAGCCCGGTTCCCGGTGCCCTGTGCCGTTCCAGTGCCCGGTTCCCGTTCCCGGTGCCCTGTGCCGTTCCCCTGCCCGGTTCCCGCCCCTCCCTTTGTGCCCATCAGCCCCGGCGGGGCGCGCGCCGCGGGGCCACGTGACCGCCCCTCCCCCGCGCTGACGTCATCCCAGGGCCCCGCGCGCTGTTGTCCCGTTTACCCGCCGGTCGCCGCGGCGACGGGGCCGGGGCGTGGCCGGTACGGGGCGGGGCGCCGCCTCCGCGGGGCGGAGGCCACTCCCCGTATGCAAACGACGGCGGGCGAGGACGTCATCTGCAGCCAATGGGGACTCGACGCGGTGAGGTCACCGCGGCGGCGCCGCCTATTTAACGCGGCGCGGGGCGCGCGGCGGCGGCAGAGCCGTGTGCGCGCGCGCAggagcggggccgcggccggTGCGCACCGGGcgcctccctcccccccccgccctCCCCGCCCCGCGCTCGCCCCGGtcctccccccgccccggcgCCGTTTCCCCCGCAGCCGGGCGGGGGAGGAGGATGGAAACACCCTTCTACCATGATGATGTGTTGAGCGGCCTCGGCAGCGGCTTCGCTCCGTCCTCCGGCAGCAACgggctcctcctgcctttccccGGCGGCAGCATGATGAAGAAGGACGCGCTCGGGATGGCCTTACCGGAACAGGTGGCGGCGGCGCTGAAAGCCCCCGGCGCGGCCAGCGGCGAGGCGGCGGGGCTGCTGGGCTCGGccgagctggggctgctcaagCTGGCGTCCCCGGAGCTGGAGCGGCTCATCATCCAGTCCAACGGGCTGGTCACCACCACCCCGACCAGCGGCCAGTTCCTCTACCCCAAAGCGGCCGCCTCCGAGGAGCAGGAGTTCGCCGAGGGTTTCGTCAAGGCGCTGGAGGACTTGCACAAGCAGAACCAGCtgggcggcggcgcggcggggagcggcggcggcgcgggcggcggcggcgggggaggAAGCGGCGGCGCGGGCGAGCTGCCCGCCGCCGGGATGGCCCCGGAACCGCCGGTCTACGCCAACCTCAGCACCTACCCGGCCGTCAGCTACGCCGCCGACCCTAGCCCGTtcgcggcgccgccgccgcggctgcctccgccgccgcccccgccgccgctaAAGGACGAGCCGCAGATCGTGCCGGAGGTGCCGAGCTTCGGGGAGAgccccccgctgtcccccatCGACATGGACACGCAGGAGCGCATCAAGGCGGAACGGAAGCGGCTGAGGAACCGCATCGCCGCCTCCAAGTGCCGCAAGAGGAAGCTGGAGCGGATCTCCCGGCtggaggagaaggtgaagagCCTCAAGAGCCAGAACACGGAGCTCGCCTCCACCGCCAGCCTGCTCCGCGAGCAGGTCGCCCAGCTCAAGCAGAAGGTGCTCAGCCACGTCAACAGcggctgccagctcctgccccagcaccagcaccaggtGCCGGCGTACTGACCCCGGGCGGCCCCGAGCCCGGGCACGGACCGAGGGGTCCCGGGCAAGGACCCGGGGGAGCGCCCGCCCTGCCCCGGGCATGGACGGAGGGGAACGGGGGAAGCGCTCATCTCGCCCCGGGAATGGACCGAGGGGTCCCGGGCACGGACCGAGGGGAGCGGAGGAAGCGCCCGCTCTGCCCCGGGCACGGACTGAGGGGTCCCGGGCACGGACCGAGGGGAGCGGGGGAAGCGCCCGCCTTGCCCCGGGCAGGGACCGAGGGGTCCcgaggagaggaagaagagcgACGATCGCCCCCCCTCCATCTCCCCGGACACGGActgaggggtctgaggggaggagcaggaccGGCTCCGGACGGTGGGCACCGAGCACGCCCCGCTCCCCGCGGAGGGCGAGGCCGGGGGAGTTCCCCGCCGCGCACGGACTGAGAGGGGCCCGGGCCGCCCCCCCCGGGCCCCTCCGCGCCCCACACATTCCAGTGAGGTCCCAGTAAAACCCCGCGACACGGAGAATTGGCCTCTGGCTGTTTGCTGCGCCCGGGAGGGACGGGATGGgacgggaagggaaggggcGGCGCGGGCAGGAAGTGGCGCGGCCGGTGCCAtcttggggtgggggggaacgGCCACCGGAGGGGTTcggggagttttggggggcgATGGGGACGGGGGAGTGAGACCCCTCCGGGGCTGGCAGAGAGGCTCTGGGAATcgctggagaggctggagggcTAGGGGGTCCATGGGGTTGCGGTTATTGGGGAGGGGGTgttggggggagctggggagggtggAGGGTGTTGTGGGGAGGGGGTAGTGAAAGGTTGGGGTGTTGCGGGGCGTATGGGGGTATTTGGgctcccctggggctgaggggtcccCATGTGTGAGGAGGTGGGCGAGGGGGACCCCGCTGCTGgtcctggctgtggctctgccctgccagcccctctccGTGTTGGGGGGCTCACCACCGACCCCCTGTCCTGGCTCCCGGGGGTCACCCCAATGCACCCAGCGCGGCCGGGCCTCCCCTGggcctcccctgctcctcccaggcttCGGCAACAGCCTTGGGCTTCCCGGCACCGCTGGGGCTCCTCCTTGGCGTTCCCCACCTGCGGGGCCCCATCCCGGGGGGAGCAGCACCGAGGCACCCACCCCGTGTCCCGGGGACGCTGCTGGCGGCTGCTCCAGCCCGTTCCAGCAGCGGGATCACCCCGCTCCCGGGAGCCGGCTGTGCAAGAGCGTGGGGTCCCTGGTACCCTGCCCTGGGGGGTTCCCCGGGGACCCCACATTCAGTGCCGGGCCGTGGGTGGCTCCCCGGGGATCGTTCGGCGCCGGGCCGTGCCGTGGGTGGCTCCCCAGGGATCCCGCGCTCGGTGCCGTGCCGTGGGTGGCTCCCTGGGGATCCCACGTTCGGCGCCGGGCCGTGCCGTGGGTGGCTCCCCGGGGACCCCACGTTCAGCACCGGCGCCGGGCCGTGCCGTGGGTGGCTCCCCGGGACGCGGTGCCAGCCGGCTGCGGTTTGCCGGAGGAAGCGCCGTCCCCGCCGCGCGGAAGCGGCGCCGTCCCGGCGCGGTTGAGCTGCGCCCCGGATGTGCCGCTCCGGCGCGAAGATGGACGGGGCAGCCACCTGTCCGGCCCCGTGGCCTCAGTGGCCCTGTGTCACCAgatccccgtgtccccagttCCCCGCATCCTCATGGCCCCAGATCCCATTGTTCCTGCATCCTGATGGCCCCAAGTCCCTTTGTCCCCACATTCCCACGGTTCAGTGTTCCTGTATCCCGATGTCTCCACTTTCCCGGATCCCTTTGTCCCCAAGTCCCCacatcccggtgtccccacaTGCTCCGATCTCTTTGTGCCCACTTCCCGGTGTCCCCACGTGTCCGCGGAGAtcgtggcagggctggctcccgGTACCGGGGGCGTTTCACGGTCCCGGTGTGGGAGGTGGGCGGGAGAAGCggcgggggtggggggagctTTGGGGGGGTTCCCCCGGTGCCCGCAGGGTCCCGGCGCTGCGGTGCCGCCCGGTACCGACAGGGGGCGCCCTCGCCTCCCCCGGGGCGGATAAAGGCGGCgggaccggcaccggcaccgggcgGGATGGCCTGGGGCGCGCTCCGCCTGCTCTGCTGCGCCGCTGTCCTGCTCGCTGCCCCAGGTACCGGGCACCGGGAGCGGGGGGGAGGTCTGTGGGGTCCCAGGGGCACGTGGGAGATGCAGCACCGGGGGCCTGGGTGCTTCCCGGTACCAGCGGTGGGTGCGTCTGTGGCCTCCCCCCGCCCAGCCAGGTGCTCCGGGGCACCGGGAAAGTTCGGGGACGTGACCACGTGTTGTCTCGCCGTCTGCACCGGCGGCCCAgtggggcactgggggggtTCCGTGTCCcttctggggctggggtcacCGGGGGGCTGCACCTCCTCCTCGGGAGTGCCGGGCTGGACCGGAGCACCCTGCCCCTCCCGGACCATGCGGCGCCTGGGCTGCCAAACCGGCTGGTCCTGGCACGGGTAGCCTGGCACAGCATCAGCACTCCCAGGGCAAAGGGCCACTGTGGGCCCCCCCCGTTTCCAACCTGGGCCCCCCgtcccctccctgcaccccgAGGGGCCTCGGCTCACCCATCCTGGCACGCTGGGTGCTTGGCTCCATGCCATCCTGGCAGAGGGTGGCAGCTGGGTGACAACCCATCCCAGTGAGCCTGTTCGCTGTGGGGACCCCCAGCCACGCTGTgcccctgggtgctgccacACCCACGGGGCATTTCTGTGCCGTGTCCCCCTGGGGCCAGTCTGGACTTGCTCCTCCTCTTGTGCAAACAGGATTCGGGCAGATAAGGggcactgccagtgctgcccGGCAAACCTGCTCTGTCCCACGTGGCCACGGGAGAGTCCCCAGCACGCCCGGCCCTGAGGGTGTCCGGTGGGTGCCGTAAGGGCTGGGTTGGCACGTGTCgctgtgccctggcactgcccgcTGCTGCCACGCTGCTCTGCTTGTCCCCAGCAGTGTTGTGCCCATGCCAGGACAGCTCGAGCAGCTCTTTCTGATTctggatttctgggattttataTTGGCCAAATCCCAGTTTTCTGTGTGATAAAAACCACCTGGGAAATGATCCCTGTGAGGCCGGGAGgaggggcaggtgctgctgccctgccaggaccctgccaggGTCCTGCCATGTGCTTGCTCAGCAGCTCTCTCTCCAAGGTGTGGAGCCAGGACGTGGCACTGatcctgtccccacagtgtctcAGAACACctcagggacagccctgtcaccaTCTCCATCCCCTTCAGCCACCAGCCAGGGCGCTCAGAGTGGGAGTCCATCTGGTCCTGACCCGGGAACAGTCAGTGCAGCTTCATCCAACCAAACCACGGCACCAACCCCACCCAGCACCTCGGGATCAGCAGCACCTTCAGCATCTGCATCCAGCAGCACGACAGCACCAGCCCCTTCCAGTACCTTGGGTTCAAAAACACCTCCATCATCTGCATCCAGCATCACCACACCAACACCTCCATCATCTGCACCCAGCATCACCACACCAACATCTCCGTCATCTGCATCCAGCACCACCACATCAACACCTCCATCATCTgcatccagcagcaccacacCAACACCTCCACGCAATATTTCAGAGCCAACACCTCCATTATCTTCATCCAACACCACCACAGCACCGTCTTCAGCCAGGACACCGGGATCAACAGCACCTTTGACAccctcatccagtgccaccacGGCACCAACTCCATCCCACACGAGTGTGTCCAGACCCACAGAGCAtccatccaacccagccccctcctcacccGGGCCCTCTGGGCCTGCTTCTCCCCTCACAGCCACCGTGAGCTGGGGTCCCAGTGCTGTCACCACCAGCTCCAGAAGGACAGCAGCCACTGAGAGCTCCGGTGAGAGCCAgcctggggggcactgggcagCTGGGGGACCTGGAAATGGCCATGGGCCCCCCTGGAtcccccagctggggctgcactcaCAGGAGGGCTCAGGGGTGCAGGTCCCACggtgagcccagagccccctggctgctccctcctccttGGGGGGGTTGTTGAGGGCTCCCCTTTTGTCCCCCAGTCTCTGCCAGGGGTgtcaggaggtgacacaggagcTGGGTGCCAGCTCTGTGATGGGTGGGGTGGTGGCAGCCGGGTGAC
The DNA window shown above is from Haemorhous mexicanus isolate bHaeMex1 chromosome 29, bHaeMex1.pri, whole genome shotgun sequence and carries:
- the JUND gene encoding transcription factor JunD; the encoded protein is METPFYHDDVLSGLGSGFAPSSGSNGLLLPFPGGSMMKKDALGMALPEQVAAALKAPGAASGEAAGLLGSAELGLLKLASPELERLIIQSNGLVTTTPTSGQFLYPKAAASEEQEFAEGFVKALEDLHKQNQLGGGAAGSGGGAGGGGGGGSGGAGELPAAGMAPEPPVYANLSTYPAVSYAADPSPFAAPPPRLPPPPPPPPLKDEPQIVPEVPSFGESPPLSPIDMDTQERIKAERKRLRNRIAASKCRKRKLERISRLEEKVKSLKSQNTELASTASLLREQVAQLKQKVLSHVNSGCQLLPQHQHQVPAY
- the CIST1 gene encoding uncharacterized LOC729966 homolog, which gives rise to MCEEVGEGDPAAGPGCGSALPAPLRVGGLTTDPLSWLPGVTPMHPARPGLPWASPAPPRLRQQPWASRHRWGSSLAFPTCGAPSRGEQHRGTHPVSRGRCWRLLQPVPAAGSPRSREPAVQERGVPGTLPWGVPRGPHIQCRAVGGSPGIVRRRAVPWVAPQGSRARCRAVGGSLGIPRSAPGRAVGGSPGTPRSAPAPGRAVGGSPGRGASRLRFAGGSAVPAARKRRRPGAVELRPGFPTSRCPHMLRSLCAHFPVSPRVRGDRGRAGSRYRGRFTVPVWEVGGRSGGGGGSFGGVPPVPAGSRRCGAARYRQGAPSPPPGRIKAAGPAPAPGGMAWGALRLLCCAAVLLAAPATSQGAQSGSPSGPDPGTVSAASSNQTTAPTPPSTSGSAAPSASASSSTTAPAPSSTLGSKTPPSSASSITTPTPPSSAPSITTPTSPSSASSTTTSTPPSSASSSTTPTPPRNISEPTPPLSSSNTTTAPSSARTPGSTAPLTPSSSATTAPTPSHTSVSRPTEHPSNPAPSSPGPSGPASPLTATVSWGPSAVTTSSRRTAATESSEQHPTELSPGVVVVISLAVCLLVAAGAVLLVRLSRRGTPPFQHLDEVPMSKVTEGSPVTPRSPS